From Sander lucioperca isolate FBNREF2018 chromosome 14, SLUC_FBN_1.2, whole genome shotgun sequence, the proteins below share one genomic window:
- the si:ch73-234b20.5 gene encoding vesicle-associated membrane protein 8 isoform X2 codes for MADTSSQSPAAGSTAKLDQVQGQVNEVKVILKDNISKVLERGERLDDLIGKTDDLQASADSFQRTSTRVARKYWWKNIKMMIIIGVIVLIVVILIILFATKVI; via the exons ATG GCTGATACAAGTTCTCAGTCCCCGGCCGCTGGCTCAACGGCTAAACTCGACCAGGTGCAAGGCCAGGTCAACGAGGTTAAAGTTATTCTGAAAGACAACATCAGCAAAGTGctggagagaggggaaagatTAGATGATCTGATCGGCAAGACTGATGACCTGCAGGCGTCT GCTGACTCTTTCCAAAGAACATCCACACGGGTTGCCAGGAAATACTGGtggaaaaacattaaaatgatgaTCATAATTGGCGTGATTGTGCTGATCGTCGTTATCCTCATCATCCTCTTTGCCACAAAAGTCATATAA